The proteins below are encoded in one region of Parvicella tangerina:
- a CDS encoding tyrosine-protein phosphatase, protein MKHTKSLEKLKSLFEAQSGIQLAVVYGSYARKDYTPNSDLDIHIIRNEKLNFKSFVNELEQLFNDELRHVLPVAQKEKVVLYFKDYPKIEISISNKTDKLKRDFIGSEITDIESAIIHKVEDSNEVQELIYELKKGVPEYLNKTTLSSYIDEVIDRFLYEFENCSSSHGKSDGYRFYFFYNIALHSLIQLESLKYGTDRFNFLPKQLTSKIIQEEKDQKEIYALAGSIYLPDANKKKRSLLDRFYKTVETFVSSDKLMSIKDFCEGIYNRDAIWNFRDLSENIPTIQPQLVFRSALLTIYQYDDQLSDLIESKNITTIIDLRAQRELTEFKYIPKIKSTVNYVHCPLDPWDQPDWFKKDYQQGSNAEIAYLYFIMCCQESIVKALREIANSNGGVVIHCHAGKDRTGILAALISLISGANLDHIIQDYLASENDTQSSLLKIVLDYLQNEGGLTSYLVKAGMSENEILQLKRKLSRNGY, encoded by the coding sequence CGTATGCGAGAAAAGACTACACTCCTAATTCTGATTTGGACATTCATATTATCCGAAATGAGAAATTAAATTTTAAGTCCTTCGTCAATGAATTGGAACAGCTTTTTAATGACGAACTGAGGCACGTTTTACCAGTTGCTCAAAAAGAAAAGGTTGTGCTTTATTTTAAGGATTATCCTAAGATTGAAATAAGTATATCGAATAAAACGGATAAACTTAAAAGAGATTTTATAGGTAGTGAAATTACAGATATTGAATCAGCAATTATCCACAAAGTAGAAGATTCAAATGAAGTTCAAGAATTGATTTATGAACTAAAGAAAGGAGTTCCTGAGTATTTGAATAAAACTACTTTAAGCTCATACATTGACGAGGTAATTGATCGGTTCTTATATGAGTTTGAAAACTGTTCGTCATCCCATGGAAAAAGTGATGGATACCGTTTCTATTTCTTCTATAACATTGCTCTACATTCATTAATTCAGCTTGAATCATTAAAATATGGAACAGATCGTTTCAATTTTTTACCTAAGCAACTAACATCCAAAATTATTCAAGAGGAGAAAGATCAAAAAGAAATTTATGCTCTTGCAGGAAGCATTTACCTCCCAGATGCTAATAAGAAAAAGCGTTCTTTATTAGATAGATTCTACAAGACCGTAGAAACGTTTGTTTCTTCAGATAAATTGATGTCTATTAAGGACTTTTGTGAGGGTATTTATAACCGTGATGCCATTTGGAATTTCAGAGATTTATCGGAAAATATTCCAACGATTCAACCTCAACTAGTGTTTCGATCAGCATTACTAACCATTTATCAATATGATGATCAGCTTTCTGACTTAATTGAATCTAAAAATATCACAACTATAATTGATCTAAGGGCACAGAGAGAATTGACGGAATTCAAATACATCCCTAAAATAAAATCGACTGTAAATTACGTCCATTGTCCATTAGATCCTTGGGATCAACCAGATTGGTTTAAAAAGGATTATCAACAAGGTTCAAATGCAGAAATTGCATACTTGTACTTTATTATGTGTTGTCAAGAATCGATTGTTAAAGCGTTACGGGAGATTGCTAATTCAAATGGTGGCGTTGTGATTCATTGTCATGCAGGAAAGGATCGAACTGGAATCTTGGCTGCTTTAATTTCTCTCATTTCAGGTGCAAATTTAGATCATATCATTCAGGACTATCTTGCTTCGGAAAACGATACTCAAAGTTCGCTTTTAAAAATCGTCTTAGATTACCTTCAAAACGAAGGTGGTTTGACGTCCTACTTAGTAAAAGCAGGAATGTCAGAGAATGAAATTTTACAACTTAAAAGAAAATTGTCAAGGAATGGATACTAA
- a CDS encoding acetylserotonin O-methyltransferase produces the protein MDTKNQLKSFFTEHWKYIAVSTACEFGVFDALIESKTSKQFAEQLGINEEKTSLLLNALVSIGFLDKKEDYYTTNELSVFLTEKHPDSLRYACMNWSGIHLTAWQNLRYTIATGKSAFEDEYYFFNQPFFEYLNENPSERKFYQKAMNEYARDDYKTLPDLIDFSKCKSVIDVGGGYGALLKHLKKKYPNLNCTLFEQLNVLGDICLDYEFFNQTHGDFFEEIPKGSDTIILARILHDWNYNKALKILNNCYDALPDNGSLFIIENCTDKTNIDLSLLSLNMSVMCESFERSSTEYISLANEAGFQFEDDVKLNELQTVLRFIKK, from the coding sequence ATGGATACTAAAAATCAACTCAAATCATTTTTTACTGAACATTGGAAATATATAGCAGTAAGTACCGCTTGTGAATTTGGTGTTTTCGATGCTCTTATAGAATCAAAAACATCCAAACAATTTGCGGAACAATTAGGTATAAACGAAGAAAAAACATCATTGCTTTTAAATGCTCTAGTTTCAATTGGATTTTTAGATAAAAAAGAGGATTACTATACCACAAATGAACTTTCGGTATTTCTAACCGAAAAGCACCCTGATAGTTTGAGGTATGCCTGTATGAATTGGAGTGGTATTCACTTGACAGCATGGCAAAATCTTCGTTATACAATTGCAACAGGTAAAAGTGCATTTGAGGATGAATACTACTTTTTCAACCAACCTTTTTTTGAATATCTCAATGAAAATCCAAGTGAGAGAAAATTTTATCAAAAAGCAATGAATGAATATGCTAGAGATGATTATAAAACACTCCCCGATTTAATTGATTTTAGCAAATGTAAATCTGTTATTGATGTTGGAGGTGGATATGGTGCTTTACTAAAACATTTAAAGAAAAAATATCCAAACCTGAATTGCACACTATTTGAGCAGCTCAATGTTCTAGGTGATATTTGTTTAGATTATGAGTTCTTCAACCAAACTCACGGAGATTTTTTTGAAGAAATTCCAAAAGGATCAGATACAATTATTCTTGCAAGGATATTACATGATTGGAACTACAACAAAGCTTTAAAGATTTTGAATAATTGCTATGATGCGTTGCCAGATAACGGCTCATTATTCATCATTGAGAATTGCACAGACAAGACAAATATTGATTTATCACTACTTTCTCTTAATATGTCCGTAATGTGTGAGAGTTTTGAAAGAAGTTCAACTGAGTATATTTCTCTAGCAAACGAAGCAGGGTTTCAATTTGAGGATGATGTCAAATTAAACGAATTACAAACTGTTCTAAGATTCATCAAAAAATGA
- a CDS encoding WG repeat-containing protein: MKWQQINVSNDGTHFLYEGNLIFGKHFIEVLKFHSPGLAPVVDESGAYHINELGDALYSKRYNRTFGFYCNRSSVIENTDWFHIDEKGNRIYSNFYSWTGNYQENLCTVRNKANQYFHIDLDGNRIYSENYIYTGDFKDGVACVKLQNGKFRHIDSNGNPINDLLFEDLGIFHKNFATAKDARGWFHIDRKGNELYSERYLMIEPFYNGFALVTLFDNSKRIIDENGQVMLTL; this comes from the coding sequence ATGAAATGGCAACAAATAAACGTCTCTAATGATGGCACACATTTTCTGTATGAAGGAAATTTGATTTTTGGTAAACACTTTATTGAAGTCCTTAAATTTCACTCTCCTGGACTTGCTCCTGTAGTGGATGAATCTGGCGCTTATCATATCAATGAATTAGGAGATGCGTTATATTCAAAAAGGTACAATAGAACCTTTGGTTTTTATTGTAATAGATCTTCCGTGATTGAAAATACAGATTGGTTTCATATAGATGAAAAAGGAAATAGGATTTATTCAAACTTCTATTCATGGACAGGGAACTACCAAGAGAACCTATGTACTGTTCGGAACAAAGCGAACCAATATTTTCATATTGATTTGGATGGTAATCGTATTTATTCAGAAAATTACATTTACACAGGTGACTTTAAAGATGGGGTCGCTTGTGTAAAGCTCCAGAATGGAAAATTTAGACATATAGATTCAAATGGAAATCCTATTAATGATTTACTTTTTGAAGATCTCGGAATCTTTCATAAGAACTTTGCTACAGCCAAAGATGCTAGAGGATGGTTTCATATTGACAGGAAAGGTAATGAACTATATTCTGAACGCTATTTGATGATTGAACCATTCTATAATGGTTTTGCGTTAGTCACTCTGTTTGATAATTCGAAAAGAATAATTGATGAGAATGGTCAAGTAATGTTGACCTTATGA
- a CDS encoding GIY-YIG nuclease family protein — MHYIYILFSETLDKYYKGQTNNIQNRLARHNAGYEKYTKNGTPWKLVCLIEKKSRSEAVILEKKLKNMNRDKLEAFIKKYG; from the coding sequence ATGCACTACATTTATATATTATTCTCTGAAACTCTTGACAAGTACTATAAGGGACAAACTAACAATATTCAAAATAGGTTAGCAAGACATAATGCTGGTTATGAGAAGTATACAAAAAATGGTACACCTTGGAAATTAGTTTGTTTGATTGAAAAGAAAAGCCGATCAGAGGCTGTAATATTGGAAAAAAAGCTCAAAAACATGAATAGGGATAAGCTTGAAGCCTTTATTAAAAAATACGGATGA